In Streptomyces sp. NBC_01426, one genomic interval encodes:
- a CDS encoding acyl-CoA thioesterase, protein MTDTAGDTAGAPEGKPTSASRTTLSHIMTANDTNLLGTVHGGVIMKLVDDAAGAVAGRHSGGPAVTASMDEMAFLAPVRVGDLVHVRAQCNWTGRSSMEIGVRVLAERWNESTPATQVGSAYLVFAAVDAEGKPRTVPPVLPETEQDERRYQEAQIRRTHRLARRQAITELRARRSAEGLDE, encoded by the coding sequence ATGACAGACACAGCGGGCGATACGGCCGGCGCTCCTGAGGGAAAGCCCACATCGGCTTCCCGGACGACCCTGAGCCACATCATGACCGCGAACGACACCAACCTGCTCGGCACGGTGCACGGCGGCGTGATCATGAAACTGGTCGACGACGCCGCCGGCGCGGTGGCCGGCCGGCACTCGGGCGGTCCCGCCGTGACCGCCTCCATGGACGAGATGGCCTTCCTCGCGCCGGTCCGCGTGGGGGACCTGGTCCACGTACGCGCCCAGTGCAACTGGACCGGCCGCTCCTCCATGGAGATCGGCGTACGGGTCCTCGCGGAGCGGTGGAACGAGTCCACGCCCGCCACCCAGGTCGGCAGCGCCTACCTGGTCTTCGCGGCCGTCGACGCCGAGGGCAAGCCCCGCACCGTCCCGCCGGTCCTCCCGGAGACGGAACAGGACGAGCGCCGCTACCAGGAGGCGCAGATCCGGCGCACCCACCGGCTGGCCCGGCGGCAGGCCATCACGGAGCTGCGCGCGCGCCGCTCCGCCGAGGGTCTCGACGAGTGA
- a CDS encoding LCP family protein encodes MPQPHRPTRPARPRQSQRTSRRGGGGPARRRGDGPRWGVRLAAGVSIAVLGSGAVGHAVMTGLDTGIERVDPFKDMKNRPQAGHGVNFLLVGTDGREKITRQEKREYRLGGAPCHCTDTIMLVHLSADRERASVISLPRDSYAEVPAHRDLTTGEDHKAHGVKLNAAYAEGGPNLTVRTVENMTRVKIDHYLEVDFTSFMRTVDAVGGVDICTAKTMRDANTGLDLLPGTHRLTGGQALQYVRSRHVDGASDLGRMQRQQRFVAALIKQATGGGVLLNPVKFKEVSSTLLGSVRADEGFGSEQMLALGQAMRDFTPSSSEFASVPIGDPSYSVKGIGSTVKWDRAKAAKLFDSVRRDQPLQPVRPGRPARQAAVAVDVPPAQIRVQVENGTRIDGLGGRVDEGLRATGFDTTRAPGNGASREVKRTVVSYDPRWDRSARTVSAALPGSELRAVAGQGRTVLVIAGADYRKVVPVRAEDPYQGGAAAVVTGDQVVCAKPGQ; translated from the coding sequence GTGCCCCAGCCGCACCGTCCCACCCGTCCCGCCAGGCCACGGCAGTCGCAGCGCACGTCGCGTCGCGGTGGCGGTGGTCCGGCGCGCCGGCGGGGGGACGGGCCCCGGTGGGGCGTGCGGCTCGCGGCCGGGGTGTCGATCGCGGTGCTCGGCTCCGGGGCGGTCGGGCACGCCGTGATGACGGGCCTGGACACCGGGATCGAACGGGTCGACCCGTTCAAGGACATGAAGAACCGCCCCCAGGCCGGGCACGGGGTGAACTTCCTGCTGGTCGGCACGGACGGCCGCGAGAAGATCACCCGGCAGGAGAAGCGGGAGTACCGCCTCGGCGGCGCGCCCTGCCACTGCACCGACACGATCATGCTGGTGCACCTGTCCGCCGACCGGGAACGCGCCAGCGTGATCAGCCTCCCCCGGGACAGCTACGCCGAGGTCCCCGCCCACCGCGACCTGACCACCGGCGAGGACCACAAGGCGCACGGGGTGAAGCTCAACGCGGCCTACGCGGAGGGCGGCCCCAACCTGACCGTCCGCACCGTCGAGAACATGACCCGCGTGAAGATCGACCACTACCTGGAGGTCGACTTCACCAGCTTCATGAGGACCGTCGACGCCGTGGGCGGCGTGGACATCTGCACGGCCAAGACGATGCGCGACGCCAACACCGGCCTGGACCTGCTGCCCGGCACGCACCGGCTGACCGGCGGGCAGGCCCTCCAGTACGTGCGCTCGCGCCATGTGGACGGAGCCTCCGACCTGGGCCGGATGCAGCGCCAGCAGCGGTTCGTGGCCGCGCTGATCAAGCAGGCCACCGGCGGCGGGGTGCTGCTGAACCCGGTGAAGTTCAAGGAGGTCAGCTCGACCCTGCTGGGCTCGGTCCGGGCCGACGAGGGCTTCGGCTCGGAACAGATGCTGGCCCTGGGACAGGCGATGCGCGACTTCACGCCCTCGTCCTCGGAGTTCGCGTCGGTGCCGATCGGCGACCCCTCGTACAGCGTCAAGGGCATCGGCTCGACCGTGAAGTGGGACCGGGCGAAGGCGGCGAAGCTCTTCGACTCGGTGCGCCGGGACCAGCCGCTCCAGCCCGTCCGACCCGGTCGCCCCGCCCGGCAGGCGGCGGTGGCGGTGGACGTGCCTCCGGCGCAGATCCGGGTCCAGGTGGAGAACGGCACCCGGATCGACGGGCTCGGCGGGCGGGTCGACGAGGGTCTGCGGGCCACCGGCTTCGACACCACCCGGGCCCCCGGCAACGGCGCCAGCCGGGAGGTCAAGCGCACGGTCGTGTCGTACGACCCCCGCTGGGACCGCTCGGCCCGCACCGTGTCGGCCGCACTGCCCGGGAGCGAACTGCGGGCGGTCGCCGGACAGGGACGGACGGTGCTGGTGATCGCGGGCGCGGACTACCGGAAGGTGGTGCCGGTCCGGGCGGAGGACCCGTACCAGGGCGGGGCGGCGGCGGTGGTCACCGGCGACCAGGTGGTGTGCGCGAAGCCCGGGCAGTAG
- a CDS encoding LCP family protein gives MGHSSVRGEGAPDQAVGGIPDGAGASGGSVPAPRSGSDGSKGPGHRATPVRRRRRRVLFWVAAVLAFLILAVSAAGYLYYRHLDGNIRSGQRLSGESGVERSEANADGQRPLNILLLGSDSRNKPENLELGGHRKSVGAPPLADVQMLLHVSADRQNASVVSVPRDTRVDIPECTDPKTGEKFKKTKAMINETLGRGGPGCTLATWEKLTNIYIDHWMTIDFSGVVQMADAIGGVEVCVKDNVWDRPLPTAEGGSGLKLKAGKTKVKGEQALQWLRTRHAFSSDLGRAQAQHMYMNSMMRELKGQNAFTDVGRITSLAEAATKALEVSEEIGSVKKLYSLAMQLKNVPTNRITMTTMPTLQDPLDVDRLVVNPTDADKLWTMVRKDVPFDKNGAPQAPEGAQPSAPASGQPASPGQEPSKAPVTAPDKVNMSVVNGTGAGMPLVNGRAGAVAQALVGKGYTAAKAASGLTPEKTTVIRYPSADLADEAQAVAAALGVPNTQVQLSDEVSRITVIVGSDWREGAAYPRQAPPEAGAVPESAEAINGSDSDACMDVYKPYRW, from the coding sequence GTGGGGCACAGCAGCGTGCGTGGGGAGGGGGCGCCCGACCAGGCCGTCGGTGGCATACCCGACGGTGCGGGGGCCTCGGGCGGCAGCGTGCCTGCGCCCCGGTCCGGATCGGATGGTTCCAAAGGTCCGGGCCATCGGGCGACCCCTGTTCGACGGCGCAGACGGCGCGTGCTGTTCTGGGTGGCCGCGGTCCTGGCGTTCCTGATCCTCGCGGTCTCCGCGGCCGGCTACCTGTACTACCGCCACCTCGACGGCAACATCCGCAGCGGCCAGCGGCTGAGCGGCGAGAGCGGCGTCGAGAGATCCGAGGCCAACGCCGACGGACAACGCCCGCTGAACATCCTGCTCCTCGGCTCCGACAGCCGGAACAAGCCCGAGAACCTCGAACTCGGCGGCCACCGCAAAAGCGTCGGCGCTCCCCCACTGGCCGACGTGCAGATGCTCCTGCACGTGTCCGCCGACCGGCAGAACGCCTCGGTGGTCAGCGTCCCGCGCGACACCCGGGTGGACATACCCGAGTGCACGGATCCGAAGACCGGCGAGAAGTTCAAGAAGACCAAGGCGATGATCAACGAGACCCTCGGGCGCGGGGGTCCCGGCTGCACCCTCGCCACCTGGGAGAAGCTGACCAACATCTACATCGACCACTGGATGACGATCGACTTCTCCGGTGTGGTGCAGATGGCCGACGCGATAGGCGGCGTCGAGGTCTGTGTGAAGGACAACGTCTGGGACCGGCCCCTGCCCACCGCCGAGGGCGGCTCGGGCCTCAAGCTCAAGGCCGGCAAGACCAAGGTCAAGGGCGAGCAGGCGCTCCAGTGGCTGCGCACCCGGCACGCCTTCAGCAGCGACCTCGGCCGGGCGCAGGCCCAGCACATGTACATGAACTCGATGATGCGCGAGCTGAAGGGGCAGAACGCGTTCACCGACGTCGGTCGGATCACGTCGCTGGCCGAGGCGGCGACCAAGGCGCTGGAGGTCTCCGAGGAGATCGGCTCGGTCAAGAAGCTGTACTCCCTGGCGATGCAGCTCAAGAACGTCCCGACCAACCGCATCACGATGACCACGATGCCCACGCTCCAGGACCCGCTGGACGTCGACCGGCTGGTCGTGAACCCGACGGACGCCGACAAGCTGTGGACGATGGTCCGCAAGGACGTGCCCTTCGACAAGAACGGCGCCCCGCAGGCCCCCGAGGGCGCGCAGCCCTCCGCCCCCGCGTCGGGGCAACCGGCTTCCCCGGGCCAGGAGCCGTCGAAGGCTCCGGTGACCGCGCCCGACAAGGTCAACATGTCCGTGGTCAACGGCACGGGCGCCGGCATGCCGCTGGTCAACGGGCGGGCCGGCGCCGTCGCGCAGGCGCTCGTGGGCAAGGGCTACACCGCCGCCAAGGCGGCGTCCGGGCTCACCCCGGAGAAGACCACCGTGATCCGTTACCCGAGTGCGGACCTGGCGGACGAGGCGCAGGCCGTCGCGGCCGCGCTGGGTGTCCCGAACACGCAGGTACAGCTGTCGGACGAGGTGTCGCGGATCACCGTGATCGTGGGCTCCGACTGGCGCGAGGGCGCCGCGTACCCGCGGCAGGCGCCGCCGGAGGCCGGGGCGGTCCCGGAATCGGCCGAGGCGATCAACGGCTCGGACAGCGACGCCTGCATGGACGTGTACAAGCCCTACCGCTGGTGA
- a CDS encoding LCP family protein, with translation MTDSAGIPGGDAAGGPRKPPHGRRRRLLRLTGLGAAVLVLAGAGGGWWLYHKLDGNITEDTSAAAELERYERERPTHLANGSQNILLIGSDSRSGKGNAKYGPDRGTQRSDTVILLHLPADRKSAAAVSIPRDLMTEVPSCLKADGQRTREQLAQFNWAFEWGGAACTIRTVEKLTGIRIDHHMVVDFVGFKRMVDAVGGVEVCLGRPVNDTEAKLRLPAGRNLLRGEQALGFVRARHSLGNGSDTDRMERQQQFLGSLVNKVQSNGVLLNPTRLYPLLDAATSSVTTDQGLASLRGLYELVRGVRNIPTEHITFLTVPRRPYPSNPNRDELVQPEAGRLFGQLRADKPLKVTPPPPMEERERNELTSHARTASPEPSPSATGTGPAPVPTFTGTTADAADCR, from the coding sequence GTGACGGACAGCGCAGGCATACCGGGCGGCGACGCGGCCGGGGGGCCCCGGAAGCCCCCGCACGGCCGCAGGCGCCGACTGCTGCGCCTGACCGGACTGGGCGCGGCCGTGTTGGTGCTGGCGGGGGCCGGTGGCGGCTGGTGGCTCTATCACAAGCTCGACGGGAACATCACCGAGGACACCTCCGCCGCCGCCGAGCTGGAGCGGTACGAGCGGGAACGCCCGACGCACCTCGCGAACGGCTCCCAGAACATCCTGCTGATCGGCTCGGACTCGCGTTCCGGCAAGGGGAACGCGAAGTACGGGCCGGACCGCGGCACCCAGCGCTCGGACACCGTGATCCTGCTGCACCTGCCGGCCGACCGGAAGAGCGCGGCGGCGGTCTCGATCCCCCGGGACCTGATGACCGAGGTGCCCAGTTGCCTCAAGGCGGACGGGCAGCGCACCCGCGAACAGCTCGCGCAGTTCAACTGGGCCTTCGAGTGGGGCGGGGCCGCCTGCACGATCCGTACGGTCGAGAAGCTCACCGGGATCCGGATCGACCACCACATGGTGGTGGACTTCGTCGGCTTCAAGCGGATGGTGGACGCCGTCGGCGGAGTGGAGGTCTGCCTCGGGCGCCCGGTGAACGACACGGAGGCCAAGCTGAGGCTGCCGGCCGGCCGGAACCTGCTCCGGGGCGAGCAGGCCCTCGGTTTCGTGCGGGCCCGCCACAGCCTGGGCAACGGCAGCGACACCGACCGGATGGAGCGGCAGCAGCAGTTCCTCGGTTCGCTCGTGAACAAGGTGCAGAGCAACGGGGTGCTGCTGAACCCGACGCGGCTCTACCCGCTGCTGGACGCGGCGACCTCCTCGGTGACCACGGACCAGGGGCTCGCCTCGCTGCGAGGACTGTACGAACTCGTCCGGGGCGTAAGGAACATACCGACCGAGCACATAACGTTCCTCACGGTTCCGCGCCGACCGTACCCTTCCAACCCGAACCGTGACGAACTGGTACAGCCCGAGGCCGGCCGACTGTTCGGACAACTGCGCGCGGACAAGCCCTTGAAGGTGACTCCCCCGCCGCCCATGGAGGAGCGGGAGCGCAACGAGCTGACCTCGCACGCCCGAACGGCGTCTCCCGAACCCAGTCCCAGCGCAACCGGCACGGGCCCCGCACCCGTCCCCACCTTCACGGGAACCACCGCGGACGCGGCCGACTGCCGGTAA
- a CDS encoding TIGR03089 family protein, with protein sequence MNATDRTPADLLRSALAADPGRPLVTFYDDATGERVELSVATFANWVAKTANLLQGDLGAEPGDRLALLLPAHWQGAVWLLACASVGVVAEVGGDPAAADLVVTGPDTLEEASACGGERVALALRPLGGRFPQPPAGFADYAVEVPGQGDRFVPFQPVDADGPGLVVGGEELSYADLIARAREDAITLGLGEGSRVLSGLGYDTWQGLSAGLFAPLAAGGSVVLCRNPDRLSPDGQAQRVESERVTHTV encoded by the coding sequence GTGAACGCCACTGACCGCACCCCTGCCGACCTGCTGCGATCCGCGCTCGCCGCCGATCCGGGCCGCCCGCTCGTCACCTTCTACGACGACGCCACGGGCGAGCGCGTCGAATTGTCCGTCGCCACCTTCGCCAATTGGGTGGCCAAGACCGCCAATCTGCTCCAGGGCGACCTGGGCGCGGAGCCCGGCGACCGGCTCGCGCTGCTGCTTCCCGCGCACTGGCAGGGCGCCGTGTGGCTGCTCGCCTGCGCCTCCGTCGGGGTGGTCGCGGAGGTGGGCGGGGATCCGGCCGCCGCGGACCTCGTCGTGACCGGTCCCGACACGCTGGAGGAGGCCTCCGCGTGCGGGGGCGAGCGGGTCGCGCTCGCCCTGCGTCCGCTGGGCGGCAGGTTCCCGCAGCCGCCCGCCGGGTTCGCGGACTACGCGGTGGAGGTTCCGGGGCAAGGCGACCGGTTCGTCCCGTTCCAGCCCGTGGACGCCGACGGTCCGGGGCTCGTGGTGGGCGGCGAGGAGCTCTCGTACGCGGACCTGATCGCGCGCGCCCGCGAGGACGCGATCACGCTCGGCCTCGGCGAGGGTTCCCGGGTGCTGTCCGGGCTGGGGTACGACACCTGGCAGGGGTTGTCGGCCGGCCTCTTCGCGCCGCTGGCCGCCGGCGGGTCCGTGGTGCTGTGCCGGAACCCGGACCGGCTCTCGCCGGACGGGCAGGCGCAGCGGGTGGAGAGCGAGCGGGTCACCCACACCGTCTGA
- a CDS encoding LCP family protein: MDAQSRGRADEIDPADQWVLNPRTGNYELRLGDSVAQQQKPSVAAPRRSRTTRPAPPGTGAPATPGVPKPRRGDGPPGGRRGGRSRKAGGRGPSKRKKRLAITGGTLAFLLLGGSLAGYLYYQHLNGNINVINTPGASSGTFSKGRAINILVIGTDKRSGAGNEGYGDSGSVGHADTTILFHVSKDRSNATALSIPRDLITDIPACSSQQPDGSVKQVPAEKGTRFNTSLGQSGRDPGCTMSTVKNLTGIPVDHFMMVDFNAVKNLSTAVGGVPVCVEKDVNDKDSKLNLKAGEHRLQGEQALAFVRTRHAFGNESDLDRIQTQQQFLGSMMREMKSKETLTSPKKFFSLAEAATKSLSVDQGIGGIKQLTSLAGELKDIDLQNITFTTLPVLDNPAEPANRKATVVLNNTLAKPLLEMIRGDVSLTEVKAAKAAADKEAKTKQDAQLQGTRSPAGDVRVDVFNGGGPSGSAQTTLNWLQNSKGVNKAANRGNAPAKVATTQLEYAPDQADQARALADMMGLPASALKVGTADAGDRTPMKLTLGSDFKEAGTPLTAAAPQKAPEGLQRVEADKAVCAK; this comes from the coding sequence GTGGATGCGCAAAGCCGTGGGCGGGCAGACGAGATCGACCCCGCAGACCAGTGGGTTCTCAACCCTCGCACCGGCAACTACGAACTGCGACTGGGCGATTCCGTTGCGCAGCAACAGAAGCCGTCCGTCGCCGCCCCCCGCAGATCCCGTACGACCCGCCCCGCTCCCCCGGGAACCGGCGCCCCCGCGACACCGGGAGTCCCGAAGCCGCGCCGCGGCGACGGGCCGCCCGGCGGTCGACGTGGCGGGCGCTCCCGCAAGGCCGGCGGCAGGGGCCCGAGCAAGCGCAAGAAGCGGCTCGCGATCACCGGCGGCACACTGGCGTTCCTGCTGCTCGGCGGCTCGCTGGCGGGGTACCTCTACTACCAGCACCTGAACGGCAACATCAACGTCATCAACACCCCCGGCGCGAGTTCGGGCACCTTCAGCAAGGGCCGCGCGATCAACATCCTGGTCATCGGCACCGACAAGCGCAGCGGCGCGGGCAACGAGGGCTACGGGGACTCGGGCAGTGTCGGGCACGCCGACACCACGATCCTCTTCCACGTCTCGAAGGACCGTTCCAACGCGACGGCGTTGTCCATCCCGCGCGACCTGATCACCGACATCCCGGCGTGCAGTTCGCAGCAGCCGGACGGTTCGGTCAAGCAGGTGCCCGCCGAGAAGGGCACCCGGTTCAACACGAGCCTGGGACAGTCGGGCCGGGACCCGGGTTGCACGATGAGCACGGTCAAGAACCTGACCGGCATCCCGGTCGACCACTTCATGATGGTCGACTTCAACGCGGTGAAGAACCTGAGCACGGCCGTCGGTGGCGTTCCGGTGTGCGTGGAGAAGGACGTCAACGACAAGGACTCCAAGCTCAACCTCAAGGCCGGCGAACACCGGTTGCAGGGCGAGCAGGCGCTGGCCTTCGTACGGACCCGGCACGCCTTCGGCAACGAGAGCGACCTGGACCGGATCCAGACGCAGCAGCAGTTCCTCGGCTCGATGATGCGCGAGATGAAGTCCAAGGAGACGCTGACCAGCCCGAAGAAGTTCTTCTCCCTCGCGGAGGCGGCCACCAAGTCGCTGAGCGTGGACCAGGGCATCGGCGGCATCAAGCAACTCACCTCGCTGGCAGGCGAGTTGAAGGACATCGATCTGCAGAACATCACCTTCACCACCTTGCCGGTGCTCGACAACCCGGCCGAGCCGGCGAACCGCAAGGCGACGGTCGTCCTCAACAACACGCTGGCCAAACCGCTGTTGGAGATGATCCGGGGCGACGTCTCCCTCACGGAGGTCAAGGCGGCGAAGGCCGCGGCCGACAAGGAGGCCAAGACCAAGCAGGACGCCCAGCTCCAGGGCACCCGCTCGCCCGCCGGGGACGTCCGGGTGGACGTCTTCAACGGCGGTGGCCCCTCCGGTTCGGCCCAGACCACGCTGAACTGGCTGCAGAACAGCAAGGGCGTGAACAAGGCCGCCAACCGGGGCAACGCCCCGGCGAAGGTGGCCACCACCCAGCTGGAGTACGCCCCCGACCAGGCCGACCAGGCAAGGGCGTTGGCGGACATGATGGGGTTGCCGGCCTCGGCGCTGAAGGTGGGCACGGCGGACGCCGGGGACCGGACGCCGATGAAGCTCACGCTCGGTTCGGACTTCAAGGAAGCGGGGACCCCGTTGACCGCGGCGGCGCCCCAGAAGGCACCCGAGGGTCTCCAGCGGGTGGAGGCGGACAAGGCCGTCTGCGCCAAGTAG
- a CDS encoding glycosyltransferase family 2 protein: MPAQQPAVSVIMPVLNEERHLRDSVRHILGQEYAGEMEVVIALGPSTDRTDEIAAELVRETASHPRARVHTVPNPTGRTPAALNAAIKASRHPIVVRVDGHGMLSPNYIATAVRLLEETGAQNVGGIMHAEGENAWEDAVAAAMTSKIGVGNAAFHTGGEAGPAETVYLGVFRREALEQQGGYNEEFIRAQDWELNFRIREAGGLIWFSPELKVQYRPRPSVRALAKQYKDYGRWRHVVARYHSGSINLRYLAPPTAVCAIAAGVVAGVAVTPWALVVPAGYLAAIAAGSVPAGKGLSLKARAQIPVALATMHMCWGFGFLTSPRALANKVIASRRPSVRRDTTEV, encoded by the coding sequence ATGCCCGCCCAGCAGCCCGCAGTCTCGGTGATCATGCCGGTGCTCAACGAGGAGCGCCATCTGCGCGACTCCGTCCGCCACATCCTCGGACAGGAGTACGCAGGCGAGATGGAGGTGGTGATCGCGCTCGGGCCGTCCACGGACCGCACCGACGAGATCGCCGCCGAGCTCGTACGCGAGACCGCCTCCCATCCCCGAGCGCGCGTACACACCGTCCCGAACCCCACCGGCCGCACCCCCGCCGCCCTCAACGCCGCCATCAAGGCCTCGCGCCACCCCATCGTGGTGCGCGTCGACGGCCACGGCATGCTCTCCCCGAACTACATCGCCACCGCGGTCCGCCTCCTGGAGGAGACCGGCGCGCAGAACGTCGGCGGCATCATGCACGCCGAGGGCGAGAACGCCTGGGAGGACGCCGTCGCCGCCGCGATGACCTCGAAGATCGGCGTCGGGAACGCGGCCTTCCACACGGGCGGCGAAGCCGGCCCGGCCGAGACCGTCTACCTGGGCGTCTTCCGCCGGGAGGCCCTGGAACAGCAGGGCGGCTACAACGAGGAGTTCATCCGCGCCCAGGACTGGGAGCTGAACTTCCGCATCCGCGAGGCCGGCGGGCTCATCTGGTTCTCGCCCGAGCTGAAGGTCCAGTACCGCCCGAGGCCCTCCGTGCGGGCCCTCGCCAAGCAGTACAAGGACTACGGGCGCTGGCGCCACGTCGTGGCCCGCTACCACTCGGGCTCCATCAACCTGCGCTACCTCGCCCCGCCGACCGCCGTCTGCGCGATCGCGGCCGGCGTGGTCGCCGGCGTGGCCGTCACCCCCTGGGCCCTCGTGGTCCCGGCGGGCTACCTCGCCGCCATCGCCGCGGGCTCCGTGCCGGCGGGCAAGGGACTCTCGCTCAAGGCCCGGGCACAGATCCCCGTCGCCCTCGCCACCATGCACATGTGCTGGGGCTTCGGCTTCCTGACCAGCCCCCGGGCGCTCGCGAACAAGGTCATCGCGAGCCGCCGCCCGTCGGTGCGCCGGGACACCACGGAAGTCTGA
- a CDS encoding LCP family glycopolymer transferase has product MNDWPEGWTGDRDDRGRRDDGYGRGSAQAQPEGPQRMRHVQRQQPARPQVPPPSRRPGTPPPPAQSPAYGVPPQAQNPDGYGYDSGYNTGQVYGAPGGAPGGPGGPGGGDGRPPAGPGRPGRSPGPAPNRARQIKIGAIVLVSALLVTGIGTYFWADSKVRREVDLSKVIERPKEGDCTTYLIVGSDSREGMSAEEKKKLHTGSAEGKRTDSMMILAKCSSGNTMVSLPRDSDVEIPSFVGSQSGKTFKGQGRRVKLNAAYAEDGPELLVRTVEYNTGLRIDHYAEIGFAGFANIVDALGGVELDIEKGFKDEKSGADFKAGKQTLNGEQSLAFVRTRYAFAESDLQRTKNQQKFLSSLASQAATPSTVLNPFELYPVMGAGLDTLIVDKDMSLWDMGQMFFAMKGVSGGEGVSMNMPISGQRGGNLVWDKAKVKQLVQQIQKDEKVTVQSR; this is encoded by the coding sequence ATGAATGACTGGCCAGAAGGGTGGACCGGAGACCGCGACGACCGCGGTCGCCGGGACGACGGGTACGGACGCGGCAGCGCTCAGGCGCAACCGGAAGGTCCCCAGCGGATGCGGCACGTCCAGCGGCAGCAGCCCGCTCGGCCCCAGGTGCCGCCGCCCTCGCGGCGCCCCGGCACGCCCCCTCCGCCGGCGCAGTCCCCCGCGTACGGGGTGCCCCCGCAGGCACAGAACCCGGACGGGTACGGCTACGACAGCGGCTACAACACCGGCCAGGTCTACGGCGCACCCGGGGGCGCCCCCGGCGGCCCCGGCGGCCCCGGCGGCGGCGACGGCCGACCCCCGGCCGGCCCCGGCCGCCCGGGCCGCTCCCCCGGCCCGGCGCCGAACCGCGCCCGACAGATCAAGATCGGCGCGATCGTGCTGGTCTCCGCGCTGCTGGTGACCGGCATCGGCACCTACTTCTGGGCCGACTCCAAGGTGCGCCGCGAGGTCGACCTGTCCAAGGTCATCGAGCGGCCCAAGGAGGGCGACTGCACGACGTACCTCATCGTCGGGTCCGACAGCCGCGAGGGCATGTCCGCCGAGGAGAAGAAGAAGCTCCACACGGGCTCCGCCGAGGGCAAGCGCACGGACTCCATGATGATCCTCGCGAAGTGCTCCAGCGGGAACACGATGGTCTCCCTGCCGCGCGACTCGGACGTGGAGATCCCCTCCTTCGTCGGCTCCCAGTCCGGCAAGACGTTCAAGGGGCAGGGCCGGCGGGTCAAGCTCAACGCCGCCTACGCCGAGGACGGACCGGAACTGCTCGTGCGGACGGTGGAGTACAACACCGGTCTGCGCATCGACCACTACGCGGAGATCGGCTTCGCCGGCTTCGCGAACATCGTCGACGCGCTGGGCGGCGTGGAACTCGACATCGAGAAGGGCTTCAAGGACGAGAAGTCCGGAGCCGACTTCAAGGCCGGCAAGCAGACCCTCAACGGCGAGCAGTCCCTGGCCTTCGTCCGTACCCGGTACGCGTTCGCCGAGTCGGACCTCCAGCGGACGAAGAACCAGCAGAAGTTCCTGTCCTCGCTCGCGAGCCAGGCCGCCACTCCGAGCACGGTCCTCAACCCCTTCGAGCTGTACCCGGTGATGGGCGCCGGTCTGGACACGCTCATCGTGGACAAGGACATGTCCCTGTGGGACATGGGCCAGATGTTCTTCGCGATGAAGGGCGTCAGCGGCGGCGAGGGCGTGTCGATGAACATGCCGATCTCCGGACAGCGCGGCGGCAACCTGGTCTGGGACAAGGCCAAGGTGAAGCAGCTCGTCCAGCAGATCCAGAAGGACGAGAAGGTCACCGTCCAGTCCCGCTAG